Proteins encoded within one genomic window of Salipaludibacillus agaradhaerens:
- the rplT gene encoding 50S ribosomal protein L20 encodes MARVKGGYVARRRRKKVLKLAKGYVGSKHRLFKTAQGQVMKSFLYAYRDRRQKKRDFRKLWIARINAAARINGLSYNRFMHGLKQSGIDMNRKMLADLAVNDEKAFTELAEKAKAGLK; translated from the coding sequence ATGGCTAGAGTAAAAGGCGGGTATGTTGCCCGACGGCGTCGTAAAAAAGTTTTAAAACTTGCAAAAGGATATGTAGGTTCAAAACATAGATTATTTAAAACAGCACAAGGGCAGGTAATGAAATCTTTCCTATATGCTTACCGTGACCGTCGTCAGAAAAAACGCGACTTCCGTAAGCTTTGGATTGCTCGAATTAATGCAGCAGCCCGTATAAATGGTTTATCTTATAATCGTTTCATGCATGGCTTAAAGCAGTCTGGCATTGACATGAACCGTAAAATGTTAGCTGATTTAGCAGTCAATGATGAAAAGGCATTTACTGAGCTTGCTGAAAAAGCGAAAGCTGGTTTAAAATAA
- a CDS encoding TVP38/TMEM64 family protein, giving the protein MDSFNEAIPQLIDDAGWMAPVLFIILHLIRPLLFIPVIVVCILGGYLFGFFYGTLYSIVGLSLMSLVFYKLINLFPFFQKRIIKLKQKVFKDRLLTIGQVMILRMMPFVHFHLLSLYLMDMTKTYREYMTYSIGGVIFPSMLYTAFGQGITELPWYLSLVFFVLLAMIFSYLGKRGTAVYKWGKFFPSKVYERS; this is encoded by the coding sequence ATGGATTCATTCAACGAAGCAATTCCTCAATTAATAGATGATGCTGGATGGATGGCGCCTGTCCTCTTTATAATTCTTCATTTAATAAGACCGTTATTATTTATCCCTGTTATTGTTGTATGCATTTTAGGTGGTTATTTATTTGGATTTTTTTATGGAACATTGTATTCTATTGTAGGTTTATCACTCATGAGTCTCGTGTTTTATAAACTTATAAATTTATTTCCATTTTTTCAGAAGCGTATTATTAAATTAAAACAGAAAGTTTTTAAAGATCGATTGCTTACAATTGGGCAAGTTATGATTCTTAGAATGATGCCTTTCGTTCATTTTCATTTACTCTCTTTATATTTAATGGATATGACAAAAACATACCGTGAGTATATGACATATTCGATTGGTGGTGTCATTTTTCCTTCAATGCTTTACACAGCATTTGGTCAAGGCATCACAGAGCTACCTTGGTATTTATCACTTGTTTTTTTCGTTCTTCTGGCAATGATTTTTTCCTATTTAGGTAAGAGGGGAACAGCTGTTTATAAATGGGGGAAATTCTTTCCGAGTAAAGTGTATGAACGTAGTTGA
- a CDS encoding DUF1294 domain-containing protein yields the protein MQIVDISLVIWLLMMNLIGIILMKIDKRRARRNEWRISEARLFLIAALGGAIGMWFTSKVIRHKTKKWRFRLGFPLFTICHVALLVHFSM from the coding sequence ATGCAAATAGTTGATATTAGCCTTGTAATATGGCTTTTAATGATGAATTTAATTGGGATAATATTAATGAAGATAGATAAGCGCCGGGCTCGAAGGAATGAATGGCGAATATCAGAAGCAAGGCTCTTTTTAATAGCAGCACTCGGTGGCGCAATAGGTATGTGGTTTACATCAAAGGTTATTAGACATAAGACTAAAAAATGGCGTTTTCGCCTCGGATTCCCATTGTTTACTATATGTCACGTGGCTTTACTTGTTCATTTTTCTATGTGA
- a CDS encoding sigma-w pathway protein ysdB: MLTVILFRIFLLLAVGIIIFSLIKYTLDPRRKLERAYHNGYFYLLDDPDNVRKNVLFTFRNALFEAEKFLGPADDSFEVTSIIVSSEDIDQLHGLSRRDFHFIEKELRLRYPKADIQWRPPISNLLKRLERQGK; this comes from the coding sequence ATGTTAACCGTCATTCTATTTCGAATCTTCCTCCTGTTAGCCGTTGGAATTATTATTTTCAGTTTAATTAAATACACCCTGGACCCTCGACGTAAATTAGAAAGAGCTTACCATAATGGTTATTTTTATTTACTTGATGATCCAGATAACGTAAGAAAAAATGTGTTATTTACGTTTCGCAACGCTTTATTTGAGGCGGAAAAATTCCTTGGCCCGGCTGACGATTCCTTTGAAGTCACCTCGATTATCGTTAGTTCTGAGGATATCGATCAATTACATGGGTTAAGCCGCCGTGACTTTCATTTTATTGAGAAAGAATTAAGACTACGCTATCCCAAAGCTGATATTCAATGGCGGCCACCAATCAGCAACCTATTAAAACGCCTTGAAAGACAAGGAAAGTAA